In Anaerolineales bacterium, the genomic window CGACTCTCAGGAGCCGGCTCGGTATGCGGGCGAGAAGGGGAGAGGCCTGGCCTGCTCGGTTGCGGGAGAACCAGGCGTTGCTTGCTCGAACCGTCGCGCGGCTCCCTTGCCAGCCCCGCACGGGCGGAATCGCTCCAGGTCAGCAAGCCGCTTGGTCACTCGCCCGGATTCCAGGGTGGGGTTCGCCTTGGCAGTTCGTGAAATGCCCGCTTCTTCTCGCCAGCGGCCGACAGAAGCGAGCGGCCACATAGGCCCACACATCGACATCGCCTGACGACGGCATACAGGAGCGCAGGAGTGACAAGCACCTCAAGCATAGTCATCACGCTAGCGCTGGTGTTCTACTCCATTGGCGTTTGGAGCGAGCGGGTCTCTGGAAGACTGAAAGCATGGCATCTCGTTTTCTTCTGGCTAGGGCTCCTTTGCGATACCTGGGGGACCGGAATGATGTTCGACATGGCTGGTGGAATGACGTTTGATGTTCACGGGCTAACCGGTCTGCTCGCCATCGTTCTGATGTTCGTACACGCGATTTGGGCAACGGTAGTCTTGGCAAGACGAGACGAGCGGTTGATCACCAGCTTCCACAGGTTCAGCGTGGCTGTGTGGGCGATCTGGCTGATTCCGTATCTCAGCCCACTGTTCTTCTCGATGGGAGGATAG contains:
- a CDS encoding TIGR03987 family protein produces the protein MFYSIGVWSERVSGRLKAWHLVFFWLGLLCDTWGTGMMFDMAGGMTFDVHGLTGLLAIVLMFVHAIWATVVLARRDERLITSFHRFSVAVWAIWLIPYLSPLFFSMGG